In the genome of Paenibacillus pabuli, one region contains:
- a CDS encoding metallophosphoesterase, with protein sequence MVILAWFVAVILAGIALLIHMWREAHVHHIVSEEVDVPNLPSSFDGSKILYLSDIHKRKLKKNDLEHLRSRVDWVIIGGDVAEKGISWPIVRHNMSLLSYIAPAFAVYGNHDKRAGTVHLERIFRDTGVQLLQDSIAYLRKGKSKLCLVGVDYRSRRGDSLLAELDTKDCKITIVHDPLEALHLNAPVDLILSGHTHGGQLVFPGFGPVFLNKAYRSVSSGWFSLKKDDNDTEQEGKMLVSKGYGTNHLPLRLCCPAEMHLITLRVLSSEKP encoded by the coding sequence ATGGTAATACTAGCTTGGTTCGTTGCTGTTATATTGGCTGGGATTGCCTTGCTGATTCATATGTGGCGTGAGGCGCATGTTCATCATATTGTTTCGGAAGAGGTTGATGTGCCTAATTTGCCCTCATCTTTTGATGGTAGCAAAATCCTGTATTTATCTGATATCCATAAACGCAAGCTGAAAAAGAATGATCTGGAACATCTTCGAAGTCGGGTGGATTGGGTTATCATTGGGGGAGATGTGGCGGAAAAAGGAATTTCATGGCCCATCGTCAGACATAATATGAGCTTGTTATCTTATATTGCACCTGCTTTTGCGGTGTATGGGAACCATGATAAAAGAGCAGGGACTGTGCATCTCGAACGTATATTTCGAGATACTGGCGTTCAACTTTTGCAGGATTCTATCGCTTACCTTCGGAAAGGCAAAAGCAAACTGTGCCTGGTCGGAGTTGATTATCGTTCACGGCGAGGGGATTCGCTGCTTGCAGAATTGGACACCAAAGATTGCAAAATTACCATCGTGCACGATCCCTTAGAGGCTCTTCACTTGAACGCACCTGTTGATCTGATATTGAGTGGTCATACTCACGGGGGTCAATTGGTATTTCCGGGATTCGGTCCAGTCTTTCTTAATAAGGCGTATAGAAGTGTGTCTAGCGGGTGGTTCTCTCTGAAAAAGGACGACAATGATACCGAGCAAGAAGGAAAAATGCTGGTTAGCAAAGGCTATGGAACGAATCATTTGCCGCTCAGACTATGTTGTCCTGCAGAAATGCATCTCATTACATTAAGAGTGCTCTCATCTGAAAAGCCTTGA
- a CDS encoding lysophospholipid acyltransferase family protein has protein sequence MIYTFCSTLLRIIYTILFRLEAVGRENIPKEGGVLLCSNHISNFDPPTVGIKIRRQVRFMAKSELFDIPVFGRIIKAVGAFPVKRGGVSKESIKTSLNILRDGEVLGIFPSGSRHNDGGIGKKGAASFALRSGATVIPTAIIGNYKVFRKMKVVYGAPVNLDEFKEDPSGDALERATEKIMSKINEMVQTGVPSK, from the coding sequence ATGATTTACACATTTTGCAGCACATTACTGCGGATCATTTACACCATTCTTTTCCGCCTGGAGGCAGTTGGACGGGAGAACATCCCGAAAGAAGGCGGCGTACTTTTATGTTCTAATCATATCAGTAACTTTGATCCTCCAACGGTTGGTATTAAAATTCGTCGTCAGGTGCGCTTCATGGCCAAAAGCGAATTGTTTGATATTCCGGTCTTTGGCCGAATTATCAAAGCCGTAGGCGCTTTCCCCGTTAAACGTGGAGGCGTGAGCAAGGAATCCATCAAAACCTCACTCAACATTTTGCGTGACGGTGAAGTGCTTGGCATTTTCCCTTCGGGAAGCCGACACAATGATGGAGGCATCGGCAAAAAAGGGGCAGCGAGCTTTGCTCTCCGAAGTGGTGCTACAGTTATTCCTACTGCTATTATCGGTAACTACAAGGTTTTTCGTAAGATGAAAGTGGTTTATGGAGCACCAGTGAATTTGGACGAGTTCAAGGAAGATCCTTCCGGCGATGCGTTGGAGAGAGCGACGGAGAAGATTATGTCCAAAATTAATGAAATGGTGCAAACTGGCGTGCCTAGCAAATAA
- the cmk gene encoding (d)CMP kinase, producing the protein MASQNTSENGKMNVAIDGPAGAGKSTVARLVAEALAYIYVDTGAMYRAVTLHMLRKDISPEDVPEVLQETQKLVIDLQPDPDGQKVFCNGEDVTSEIRSREVTGIVSRYAQIEGLRTQLVDTQRQMALRKGVVMDGRDIGTTVLPDAEVKIFMTASVEERALRRFKELDPSEGLTLQQLERDIATRDKLDESREVSPLRCAEDAIVLDTTEMNIHEVVDKIVSYCTMVRGEIGL; encoded by the coding sequence TTGGCAAGCCAGAACACATCAGAGAACGGGAAGATGAACGTTGCAATTGACGGACCTGCCGGTGCCGGGAAAAGCACGGTGGCCCGATTGGTTGCAGAGGCGCTCGCGTATATTTATGTCGATACTGGCGCAATGTACCGTGCGGTAACCTTGCATATGCTTCGGAAAGATATTTCACCGGAAGATGTGCCAGAGGTGCTTCAGGAAACCCAAAAGCTGGTCATTGATTTACAACCGGATCCCGACGGACAGAAAGTGTTCTGTAATGGGGAAGATGTAACCTCGGAAATCCGCTCCCGTGAGGTGACGGGAATCGTGTCCCGATATGCGCAAATCGAGGGGCTGCGTACGCAGTTGGTGGATACACAGCGGCAAATGGCTTTGCGCAAGGGCGTCGTCATGGATGGACGCGATATCGGAACGACAGTATTGCCCGACGCGGAAGTGAAAATCTTCATGACTGCCAGTGTGGAAGAGCGTGCACTTCGCCGCTTCAAAGAACTGGACCCCTCAGAAGGACTGACGTTGCAGCAACTTGAGCGAGACATTGCCACCCGTGACAAATTGGATGAAAGTCGGGAAGTATCCCCGCTTCGTTGTGCTGAGGACGCTATAGTGCTCGATACAACCGAGATGAACATCCATGAAGTGGTTGACAAAATCGTGTCTTATTGCACAATGGTCAGAGGAGAGATCGGTCTATGA
- a CDS encoding flagellar brake protein, protein MFPKINEVLYIQIASADEKEESKEYKSRIADVDDNSFLIEVPMQQGSSRLKRLFFGEELSISYITEDGVRHYFNTYVTGFEEDVVRLVRIRKPLPDDITKIQRRSFLRVHANLELAIQGEDLTRVVGLTEDIGGGGLSIYGEPGFAIVEGQKLKCWLLIPYRNAAIEHSNFEAEVVRVKTLETGRQLCMLKFVQITDSERQKIIKFCFERQLDYRTK, encoded by the coding sequence TTGTTTCCCAAAATAAATGAAGTTTTATACATTCAAATTGCCTCTGCAGATGAAAAAGAGGAAAGCAAAGAATATAAATCGCGGATAGCGGATGTGGATGACAATAGTTTCCTGATTGAAGTTCCAATGCAGCAGGGAAGCAGCCGGTTAAAAAGGTTGTTTTTTGGTGAGGAATTGTCCATTTCTTATATTACGGAAGACGGGGTTCGTCATTATTTCAACACGTATGTGACAGGATTTGAAGAAGATGTAGTTCGGCTTGTACGGATTCGCAAGCCTTTGCCGGACGACATTACCAAAATCCAGCGTCGCAGTTTTCTGCGTGTTCACGCAAACCTTGAACTGGCCATCCAGGGCGAGGATCTGACCCGAGTGGTGGGCTTGACTGAAGATATTGGCGGCGGGGGACTGTCCATTTATGGTGAACCCGGTTTTGCTATTGTTGAAGGACAGAAGTTGAAATGCTGGTTGCTTATTCCTTATCGGAATGCAGCAATTGAGCATTCGAATTTTGAAGCTGAAGTGGTACGGGTCAAAACACTGGAAACAGGCAGACAGCTCTGCATGTTAAAGTTTGTGCAGATTACGGATTCGGAACGGCAGAAGATCATCAAGTTTTGTTTTGAACGCCAGTTGGATTATCGAACGAAATAA
- a CDS encoding polysaccharide deacetylase family protein has protein sequence MIRHTTALIMIACMLLSACGTKDESTSESVGSSSGSITPTQEQQNESNANDTVETQTTDSPSSTPTSTDAHSDQESLDDEEISSTEKEDTGESSGSQATENPIEKKYHMNSNYYIKPNDKTSDSKVVLLTFDDGPKEEKMINALIDTLDKHDAKAIFFVNGYRVKSHPELLKIIHERGQVVGNHAWDHEDLKKMSSTAAAKQVTDVQKIVKETIGVEPHFFRPPFGSGNDALKATVKKNGMLYMTWSNGSLDWDKSTKNKPEKVIQNVLDQLNPGSNILMHELPWTVEALEELLSKLEQKGYTFVDPRSIELEAR, from the coding sequence ATGATTAGACACACCACCGCCTTAATTATGATCGCATGCATGCTCTTGTCAGCGTGTGGAACCAAGGACGAATCAACCTCTGAGTCCGTAGGGTCCAGTTCTGGTTCGATTACTCCGACGCAGGAGCAGCAGAACGAGTCAAATGCCAATGACACAGTAGAAACTCAAACCACGGACTCCCCATCCTCAACCCCTACCTCAACGGACGCACATTCGGATCAAGAATCACTTGATGATGAAGAAATATCTTCGACAGAAAAAGAAGACACGGGTGAGAGCTCCGGCTCACAAGCAACCGAAAATCCTATTGAAAAAAAGTACCACATGAACTCAAATTACTACATCAAACCCAACGATAAAACAAGTGACAGCAAGGTGGTTTTGTTGACATTTGATGATGGGCCCAAAGAAGAAAAAATGATTAACGCATTAATTGACACATTGGATAAACATGACGCGAAAGCGATATTTTTTGTTAACGGATACCGAGTAAAAAGTCATCCCGAATTGTTGAAGATTATTCATGAGCGAGGTCAAGTGGTAGGAAATCACGCGTGGGATCATGAGGATCTGAAAAAAATGTCCAGTACTGCTGCCGCCAAACAGGTAACCGATGTGCAAAAGATTGTGAAAGAAACGATTGGTGTGGAACCTCATTTCTTCCGCCCACCGTTCGGTTCTGGAAATGATGCACTGAAGGCCACAGTCAAGAAAAACGGCATGTTATATATGACATGGTCCAATGGCTCACTGGACTGGGATAAGAGCACCAAAAACAAACCGGAGAAAGTAATCCAGAATGTGCTTGATCAATTAAATCCAGGTAGTAATATTTTGATGCATGAGTTACCCTGGACGGTTGAAGCGTTGGAAGAGTTATTATCCAAACTCGAACAAAAAGGCTATACATTTGTCGACCCTCGCTCCATTGAACTGGAAGCACGCTAA
- the serA gene encoding phosphoglycerate dehydrogenase, translating to MYKVLVSDPISDLGIQQLVDANDVVVEKKTGLSEDELVAIIGNYDALLVRSQTRVTDRIMTAGTNLKVIGRAGVGVDNIDLEAATQRGIIVINAPDGNTITTCEHTFAMMMALARHIPQAYAKTIQGTWDRKTFLGVELRNKTLGVLGMGRIGSEVAKRAKAFGMDILAYDPFLTQDRAEKLQVKLASVDDIIRNADFMTVHTPLTPETRHMISRPQFDVMKKGMRIINCARGGVVDELALVEAIDEGIVAGAAFDVFESEPPAADHPFLNHPSIIVTPHLGASTVEAQENVAIDVSEQVLHILRNEPFKNAVNMPAVAPTVMNKLQPYFKLGETLGSFAAQITQNAVQEIRIDYAGDLSEVDTSPLTRYIVKGILARHLGGEANIVNSMHLAKVRDLNVVVSQTSTTKGFTNLITVTLVTNQDGEERRVAGTLLAGYGERIVRLDKFPVDIAPESHQILISHNDKPGIIGRVGTLLGENEVNIASMQVGRKIIGGAAIMILTVDKEVPKDVLVQLAALQEINTAVEIVLN from the coding sequence ATGTACAAAGTGTTAGTGTCGGACCCTATTAGTGATCTGGGTATCCAGCAATTGGTGGATGCAAATGATGTTGTTGTTGAGAAGAAAACAGGTCTTAGCGAAGATGAGCTTGTTGCAATTATCGGCAATTATGATGCCCTTCTGGTTCGAAGCCAGACTCGTGTTACTGATCGTATTATGACTGCGGGTACAAACCTTAAAGTCATCGGACGTGCTGGTGTAGGTGTAGATAACATTGATCTGGAAGCCGCGACACAACGTGGTATCATTGTAATTAATGCCCCTGACGGTAACACCATTACGACATGTGAGCATACATTTGCCATGATGATGGCACTTGCGCGCCATATTCCTCAAGCTTATGCCAAAACGATTCAAGGTACTTGGGATCGTAAAACCTTCCTTGGTGTGGAGTTAAGAAATAAAACACTGGGCGTACTCGGTATGGGACGGATTGGTAGCGAAGTTGCCAAACGTGCAAAAGCGTTCGGTATGGACATCCTTGCTTATGACCCGTTCCTCACACAAGATCGTGCAGAGAAACTTCAAGTTAAGCTCGCTAGCGTGGATGATATCATTCGCAACGCCGATTTCATGACAGTCCACACACCATTAACACCCGAGACACGTCATATGATCTCCCGCCCACAATTCGATGTTATGAAAAAAGGCATGCGTATTATCAACTGTGCCCGCGGCGGAGTAGTTGACGAATTGGCACTTGTAGAAGCCATTGATGAAGGTATCGTAGCTGGGGCAGCGTTTGACGTATTCGAGAGCGAGCCACCAGCTGCTGATCATCCGTTCCTGAATCATCCTAGCATTATTGTAACGCCTCATCTTGGTGCATCTACAGTTGAAGCACAAGAAAATGTAGCAATCGACGTATCCGAGCAAGTTCTGCATATTTTGCGCAATGAACCGTTCAAAAACGCAGTTAATATGCCTGCAGTAGCCCCAACTGTAATGAACAAACTGCAGCCGTACTTTAAACTGGGCGAGACACTGGGTAGCTTTGCAGCTCAGATCACTCAAAATGCGGTTCAGGAAATTCGGATCGACTACGCTGGAGATCTGTCGGAAGTGGATACTTCTCCTTTGACTCGTTATATTGTAAAGGGTATTCTGGCAAGACATTTAGGCGGCGAAGCCAACATTGTCAACTCCATGCATTTGGCTAAAGTGCGGGATCTCAACGTAGTGGTTAGCCAAACATCGACTACTAAAGGATTTACCAATCTGATCACGGTCACACTTGTAACAAACCAAGATGGAGAAGAACGTCGTGTTGCAGGTACACTGCTTGCCGGTTACGGAGAGCGGATCGTGCGTCTGGACAAATTCCCAGTGGATATTGCTCCGGAAAGTCATCAAATTCTGATCTCGCATAATGATAAACCGGGTATCATCGGACGCGTGGGGACTTTACTCGGAGAGAACGAAGTTAACATCGCCTCCATGCAAGTTGGACGTAAAATCATTGGCGGGGCAGCGATCATGATTCTGACTGTTGACAAAGAAGTTCCAAAAGATGTGCTTGTGCAACTCGCAGCTCTTCAGGAAATAAATACAGCCGTTGAAATTGTATTGAATTAA
- a CDS encoding type II CAAX endopeptidase family protein yields MKKLKFPKFKLQKAEPQQLTERLLLINLYFTQGLTLIIGVVWILLQKRNLFDVLAWPDSYHFIWWGLGLAGIMLVMDLVLSYVIPQESMDDGGINEMLFRKRPIWHIVCIAAIVAVCEELLFRGAIQYVLGPYWTSILFAVIHVRYLRHWIPTGWVFVSSYGLGWIYMQSGTLWAPILCHFIIDLVSGLAIRFRRGS; encoded by the coding sequence ATGAAAAAATTAAAGTTTCCCAAGTTCAAGCTTCAGAAGGCTGAGCCACAGCAACTTACCGAGCGTTTGCTTCTGATCAATCTATACTTTACACAAGGGTTAACTTTGATCATTGGGGTTGTATGGATTTTATTGCAGAAGAGAAATCTTTTTGATGTGCTTGCGTGGCCTGACAGTTACCATTTCATCTGGTGGGGGCTTGGACTTGCTGGCATTATGCTTGTGATGGACCTGGTTCTTTCTTATGTTATTCCTCAGGAAAGCATGGACGACGGGGGAATTAACGAGATGCTGTTTCGCAAGCGTCCAATCTGGCATATTGTATGCATAGCAGCTATCGTTGCTGTTTGTGAAGAATTGTTATTTCGTGGAGCAATACAGTATGTGTTAGGTCCCTACTGGACAAGTATTTTATTTGCGGTCATCCATGTACGTTATTTGCGGCACTGGATTCCAACTGGCTGGGTATTTGTTTCGAGCTATGGATTGGGTTGGATTTATATGCAATCCGGCACATTATGGGCGCCTATATTATGTCACTTTATTATTGATTTGGTGTCTGGATTAGCGATACGTTTTCGGAGGGGATCATGA
- a CDS encoding genetic competence negative regulator, translated as MKIERLSHDKIRIFLTFDDLSERGIQKEDMWQEIPKVHELFTEMMDQAYSELGFDATGPLAVEVFALPAQGMVVIVTRGKYDPQQYGSGNEDDLPEEVYEMEVTLEQSDSIVYAFKDFEVLIEAAHMLRQHVTDAGRLYSYKDKWFLHLEPDDVDSTKHAALIALLAEFGEGSSVTPAVMEEYGKVVMPEQAIEVICTHFKRQE; from the coding sequence ATGAAAATAGAACGATTAAGTCACGATAAGATACGGATTTTCCTGACCTTTGACGATCTGAGCGAGCGCGGAATACAAAAAGAAGATATGTGGCAGGAAATACCTAAAGTTCATGAACTGTTCACTGAAATGATGGACCAGGCTTATTCCGAACTTGGATTTGATGCTACAGGTCCACTTGCTGTCGAAGTATTCGCACTTCCCGCTCAAGGGATGGTTGTCATTGTCACCCGGGGGAAATATGATCCGCAACAATATGGTTCAGGTAATGAGGATGATCTGCCTGAAGAAGTATATGAGATGGAAGTTACACTTGAACAAAGCGATTCCATCGTCTATGCTTTCAAAGATTTTGAAGTGTTAATTGAGGCTGCACATATGTTGCGTCAGCACGTAACGGATGCTGGAAGACTCTATTCCTATAAAGACAAGTGGTTTTTGCATTTGGAACCGGATGATGTAGATTCCACCAAACATGCAGCGTTGATTGCTCTGCTTGCTGAATTCGGCGAGGGATCTTCAGTCACGCCAGCAGTCATGGAAGAGTACGGAAAGGTTGTTATGCCTGAGCAGGCGATTGAGGTTATCTGCACCCACTTCAAGCGTCAGGAGTAA
- the prsW gene encoding glutamic-type intramembrane protease PrsW: MLLFSVLAAAVAPGLALLTYFYLKDRYDSEPLHMVFRVFLMGILMVLPVMIIQRGMMIWLGDNPYVESILISGGVEEFVKWFVIYHIIYNHTEFDEPYDGILYSVAVSLGFATVENVLYAFAGNASVTAMFIRALLPVSGHAMFAVIMGYYMGRAKFTDGKKKRWFLMLSLVLPFFWHALYDVIMNTMVNHWLWFIAPLMAGLWYGAMGKITRANNRSPFRFVKREEEIKL; the protein is encoded by the coding sequence GTGCTTTTGTTTTCGGTTTTAGCGGCAGCAGTAGCTCCGGGTCTCGCCTTGTTAACATACTTTTATCTGAAAGACCGTTATGACTCTGAACCTCTTCACATGGTATTTCGAGTCTTTCTTATGGGGATTCTGATGGTATTGCCTGTGATGATTATTCAGCGTGGTATGATGATTTGGCTTGGAGATAATCCTTATGTTGAATCCATCCTCATTTCAGGTGGGGTTGAAGAATTCGTCAAATGGTTTGTCATATACCATATTATTTATAACCATACTGAATTTGACGAGCCCTATGATGGGATTTTATACTCCGTTGCTGTTTCACTTGGATTTGCTACGGTTGAGAATGTGTTGTATGCCTTTGCGGGGAATGCTTCCGTCACAGCTATGTTCATTCGTGCGTTGCTTCCTGTATCTGGTCACGCCATGTTTGCGGTAATTATGGGTTATTACATGGGGAGGGCCAAGTTTACGGATGGTAAGAAAAAACGTTGGTTTCTTATGCTCTCACTCGTTTTGCCGTTCTTCTGGCATGCACTTTACGATGTCATTATGAATACCATGGTGAATCATTGGCTGTGGTTCATTGCGCCGTTGATGGCAGGATTATGGTACGGAGCGATGGGCAAGATTACAAGGGCCAACAACCGTTCTCCGTTTCGTTTTGTGAAGCGTGAGGAAGAGATTAAATTATAA
- the ypeB gene encoding germination protein YpeB encodes MYKRLSSVMFPIFAVLLIGALVWGYQENQEKNAILIKAENQYQRAFHDLSFHMDKLHSEIGNTLAVHATSQGMHRKGLMNVWRLTSEAQNEINQLPLTMLPFSETEEFLSRISNFAYQASMRDLTNEPLSEKEMGNLKKLYANSSEITKNLQAVQQKVISDRLRWMDAESAMATEQQTNDNTIVDGFRTVNKKVQEYPELDWGPSVSSIYAKRSVKKLDGLPMTKEQIQSKAAKFSNAEHGKIQIQENGKGTDWESYTATVDQSKDSKLSMDFTRNGGLLISYSDTRPIGTKKVTRKEAMSKADHFLSSKGYKDMKAVNYDEFGNLGNLTYVRKQGDTLIYPEKMSVRVGLDNGNVTGFQASDFVYEHQKKREIPKAKLTVEQARKKLNPDFKESYARKSLIKNDYSKEVLCYEFGGRINGTKYKIYINADTGTEEAVEEIKPVNETT; translated from the coding sequence ATGTATAAACGATTAAGTTCAGTTATGTTTCCGATATTTGCGGTTTTGTTAATCGGTGCTCTTGTATGGGGGTACCAAGAAAATCAGGAGAAAAATGCTATCCTGATCAAGGCAGAGAATCAATATCAGCGTGCTTTTCACGATTTATCATTTCATATGGACAAATTGCATTCGGAGATTGGGAATACACTGGCAGTCCATGCCACGTCCCAAGGAATGCATCGCAAAGGTCTGATGAATGTATGGCGACTTACCAGTGAAGCACAAAATGAAATCAACCAATTGCCGCTCACAATGCTGCCCTTCAGTGAAACGGAAGAGTTTCTCTCCCGCATCTCCAACTTTGCTTATCAGGCGTCCATGCGTGATCTAACAAATGAACCTTTAAGTGAGAAGGAAATGGGCAACTTGAAAAAGTTGTATGCAAATTCATCCGAGATAACTAAGAATCTGCAGGCTGTGCAGCAGAAAGTCATTTCCGACCGCTTACGCTGGATGGATGCCGAGTCAGCTATGGCCACAGAACAGCAAACGAACGACAACACCATCGTGGATGGATTCCGGACAGTCAACAAAAAGGTACAGGAATATCCTGAACTTGACTGGGGTCCTTCCGTCTCCAGTATTTATGCCAAACGTTCGGTGAAAAAGCTGGATGGATTACCAATGACTAAAGAGCAGATCCAAAGCAAGGCTGCCAAGTTTTCGAACGCTGAACACGGCAAGATTCAAATACAGGAAAATGGAAAAGGTACAGATTGGGAATCGTACACAGCAACGGTTGATCAATCCAAGGACAGTAAATTAAGTATGGACTTTACCCGTAATGGCGGTCTGCTCATCTCATACAGTGACACTCGTCCAATCGGGACAAAGAAAGTAACACGTAAGGAAGCGATGTCCAAGGCGGATCATTTCCTTTCCAGTAAGGGTTACAAAGATATGAAAGCAGTCAATTATGATGAATTTGGTAATCTCGGTAACTTGACCTATGTGCGCAAACAAGGCGATACATTGATTTATCCAGAGAAAATGTCTGTTCGGGTTGGCCTTGATAATGGGAATGTTACCGGTTTCCAGGCAAGTGATTTTGTATATGAGCATCAGAAGAAGCGAGAGATTCCAAAAGCTAAACTCACAGTTGAACAGGCCCGCAAAAAGCTGAATCCGGATTTTAAGGAGAGCTATGCTCGCAAATCACTCATTAAGAACGATTACAGTAAAGAAGTACTGTGTTACGAATTTGGTGGACGCATCAATGGTACAAAATATAAAATTTACATCAACGCCGATACAGGTACGGAGGAAGCTGTTGAAGAAATCAAACCGGTGAATGAGACCACATAA